In Alkalihalobacillus sp. TS-13, the following are encoded in one genomic region:
- a CDS encoding metal ABC transporter solute-binding protein, Zn/Mn family codes for MRILTFLLMFAFIISGCGQKESNVDGEKGTDFIIYTSIYPLQYFAERIGGDSVKVESIIPPGSDGHTYEPTTKELINISKADLLIYNGAGFEGFVGKAKKSLESQDVSFLNASAHITEDESEHEDGHEDEHHEHGDHEHGEIDPHLWLDPVYAIEMAHTIKDEMIKQRPEKKEEFEANFKALKSDLAELDQKFEELAENAQRKEFIVAHSAYGNWEERYGLKQISVAGTSPSHEPSQKEAQAIIDFAQENDVPYILFEKNITSNVAKMIQKDVDAEALYLSNLESLTEEQMDQNEDYLRVMEENLTTLKKALNSK; via the coding sequence TTGCGGATACTTACATTTTTACTCATGTTCGCCTTCATCATTTCAGGATGCGGTCAAAAAGAATCAAACGTAGACGGCGAAAAAGGTACTGATTTTATAATTTATACGTCCATATATCCTTTACAGTATTTTGCGGAAAGAATCGGGGGAGATTCCGTTAAGGTCGAGTCCATCATCCCTCCAGGCTCAGATGGTCACACATATGAACCGACGACGAAAGAACTGATCAATATTTCTAAAGCAGATCTGCTCATCTATAATGGTGCTGGTTTCGAAGGGTTCGTCGGAAAGGCGAAAAAATCTTTGGAAAGCCAGGATGTTTCCTTTTTGAATGCATCAGCTCATATTACCGAGGATGAATCAGAACATGAGGACGGTCATGAGGATGAACACCACGAGCACGGTGATCATGAACATGGAGAAATCGATCCTCACCTATGGCTCGATCCTGTCTATGCAATCGAGATGGCTCATACGATAAAAGATGAAATGATCAAGCAACGACCAGAAAAAAAGGAAGAATTCGAAGCAAATTTCAAGGCGTTGAAAAGTGATTTAGCGGAACTTGATCAGAAATTTGAGGAGCTTGCTGAAAACGCACAACGCAAAGAGTTCATCGTTGCACACAGTGCCTACGGAAACTGGGAAGAGAGATACGGTCTCAAGCAAATATCTGTAGCAGGTACATCGCCTTCACATGAACCATCACAAAAAGAAGCGCAAGCAATAATCGATTTTGCCCAGGAAAACGATGTTCCTTATATCCTATTTGAAAAGAACATCACCTCAAATGTTGCGAAGATGATTCAGAAAGATGTGGACGCCGAGGCATTATACTTGAGCAATCTGGAGTCACTTACTGAAGAACAGATGGATCAGAATGAAGATTACCTCAGAGTCATGGAAGAAAATCTTACTACGCTAAAAAAAGCCTTGAACAGCAAATAA
- a CDS encoding dihydrolipoamide acetyltransferase family protein, translating into MATEKISMPQLGESVTEGTISKWLVQVGDEVKKYDPIAEVMTDKVNAEIPSSYTGTIKELVAGEGDTIEVGELVCYIETEGGAGATEKEEAPTEVDPVEDSSAEEQHAEAAPKKEKRKQPKDGKARYSPAVLRLAQENDIDLEQVEGTGREGRITRKDLQKLIDSGDIPKAGDKPKEEAAPAPEKAPEPTQAPVAAASKPASKPASKPMNIPVEEGDVEIPVSGVRRAIADNMVRSKHEAPHAWMMMEVDVTNLVEYRNSVKGDFKQKEGYNITFLPFFIKAVVEALKEFPMINSMWAGDKIVQKKAINISIAVATEDSLFVPVIKNADEKSLKGIAKDVNELASKVRSGKLSGDDMKGGTFTVNNTGSFGSIQSTPIINYPQAAILSVESIVKRPVVMDNGMIAVRDMVNLCMSLDHRVLDGLVCGRFLSRVKEIVENTSKENTSIY; encoded by the coding sequence ATGGCAACAGAAAAAATATCCATGCCCCAGCTTGGTGAGAGTGTTACAGAAGGAACGATCAGTAAATGGCTCGTTCAAGTTGGAGACGAAGTAAAGAAGTATGATCCGATTGCAGAGGTCATGACGGATAAAGTTAACGCTGAAATCCCATCATCTTATACAGGTACGATCAAAGAGCTTGTAGCTGGTGAAGGAGATACCATCGAGGTAGGTGAGCTTGTCTGTTACATTGAGACAGAAGGCGGAGCTGGTGCTACGGAGAAAGAAGAGGCACCGACAGAAGTCGATCCTGTTGAAGACTCTTCTGCAGAAGAGCAACATGCTGAAGCTGCTCCTAAAAAGGAAAAGCGTAAGCAGCCTAAAGACGGTAAAGCGCGCTATTCTCCAGCTGTTCTACGATTAGCGCAAGAAAATGATATCGACCTTGAGCAAGTGGAAGGAACTGGACGCGAAGGACGGATCACCCGTAAGGATCTTCAAAAGCTGATTGATTCAGGTGACATCCCGAAAGCTGGAGATAAACCGAAGGAAGAAGCAGCTCCAGCACCTGAAAAAGCGCCGGAACCGACACAAGCTCCTGTAGCTGCAGCATCCAAACCAGCATCCAAACCAGCATCCAAACCGATGAACATCCCTGTTGAAGAAGGCGATGTTGAAATTCCAGTAAGTGGTGTGCGCCGTGCGATTGCTGATAACATGGTACGAAGCAAGCATGAAGCACCTCACGCATGGATGATGATGGAAGTAGACGTAACGAACCTCGTGGAATATCGTAACAGTGTAAAAGGCGACTTCAAGCAAAAAGAAGGATACAACATCACTTTCCTTCCATTCTTTATCAAAGCAGTCGTCGAAGCACTTAAGGAATTCCCGATGATCAACTCAATGTGGGCAGGCGATAAGATCGTCCAGAAGAAAGCGATCAACATTTCTATCGCTGTCGCAACCGAAGATTCGCTTTTCGTCCCTGTCATCAAGAATGCAGATGAGAAGAGCCTTAAAGGTATCGCGAAGGACGTTAATGAACTTGCTTCTAAAGTCCGCAGTGGCAAGCTTTCCGGAGACGATATGAAAGGTGGCACTTTCACTGTCAACAATACAGGTTCATTCGGTTCGATCCAATCAACACCGATCATCAACTATCCTCAAGCTGCGATTCTTTCCGTAGAATCGATTGTGAAGCGTCCAGTTGTAATGGATAACGGTATGATTGCAGTCCGTGATATGGTTAACCTTTGTATGTCCCTGGACCACCGTGTGCTGGATGGATTAGTTTGCGGAAGATTCCTATCACGTGTCAAGGAAATCGTTGAAAACACAAGTAAAGAGAATACATCTATCTATTAA
- a CDS encoding alpha-ketoacid dehydrogenase subunit beta produces the protein MPVISYIEAVTQALREEMERDDKVFVLGEDVGVRGGVFRATAGLYEQFGEERVIDTPLAESAIAGVGIGAAMYGMRPVAEMQFADFIMPAVNQIVSEAAKIRYRSNNDWHCPITIRAPYGGGVHGALYHSQSVEALFANVPGLKIVMPSTPYDVKGLLKAAIRDEDPVLFFEHKRAYRLIKGEVPEDDYTLPIGKADVKREGEDITVITYGLSVHFALQAAEKLEKDGISAHVLDLRTVYPLDKEAIIEAASKTGKVLLVTEDNKEGSIISEVSAIIGEHCLFDLDAPIQRLASPDVPAMPYAPTMEKYFMINPDKVEKAMRDLAEF, from the coding sequence ATGCCAGTAATTTCATATATAGAAGCTGTAACGCAAGCATTGCGTGAAGAAATGGAACGTGATGACAAAGTATTTGTACTTGGAGAAGACGTTGGGGTTCGTGGCGGTGTTTTCCGTGCAACCGCTGGTCTTTATGAGCAATTTGGAGAAGAACGCGTAATCGATACGCCTTTGGCTGAATCTGCGATCGCGGGGGTAGGAATCGGTGCAGCGATGTATGGAATGCGTCCTGTTGCTGAAATGCAATTTGCTGATTTTATCATGCCAGCAGTGAACCAGATCGTTTCTGAAGCTGCTAAGATCCGTTATCGTTCAAACAACGATTGGCATTGTCCAATCACAATCCGTGCACCATATGGCGGGGGAGTCCATGGAGCACTTTACCACTCCCAGTCTGTTGAAGCGCTTTTCGCGAATGTTCCAGGTCTAAAGATTGTCATGCCTTCGACTCCTTATGATGTAAAAGGACTGTTGAAAGCTGCTATCCGTGACGAGGATCCAGTCCTTTTCTTCGAGCATAAGAGAGCGTATCGACTGATCAAAGGTGAAGTACCTGAGGATGACTATACACTTCCAATCGGTAAAGCAGATGTGAAGCGAGAAGGTGAAGATATCACAGTCATTACATATGGACTGTCCGTACACTTTGCCCTTCAAGCTGCTGAAAAGCTTGAAAAAGACGGAATTTCCGCACATGTCCTTGATCTACGTACGGTTTATCCGCTTGATAAAGAGGCAATCATAGAAGCAGCATCTAAAACAGGGAAGGTCTTGTTGGTGACTGAAGACAATAAAGAAGGAAGCATCATAAGTGAAGTTTCAGCGATCATCGGTGAACATTGCCTGTTCGATCTTGATGCTCCGATTCAGCGTCTTGCTAGCCCTGATGTGCCGGCAATGCCTTATGCACCGACTATGGAAAAATATTTCATGATCAACCCAGATAAAGTCGAAAAAGCTATGCGCGACTTAGCGGAATTTTAA
- a CDS encoding thiamine pyrophosphate-dependent dehydrogenase E1 component subunit alpha, whose product MAENRHERLGLSDEQVIKMYETMLMARKIDERMWLLNRAGKIPFVISCQGQEAAQVGAAMALDKEKDYALPYYRDMGVVLWFGMTARDLMLSGFAKAEDPNSGGRQMPGHFGQKKNNIVTGSSPVTTQVGHAVGIALAGKMEGKDLVTFTTFGEGSSNQGDFHESANFAGVHKLPVIFMCENNKYAISVPISKQLACEKVSDRAIGYGMPGVTVDGNDPLAVYEAVKEAAERGRRGEGPSLIETVSYRLTPHSSDDDDRAYREREEVEEAKQKDSLITFKKYLEDLGILTEEKAKEISERIDKEVDEATDYAEEAPYAEAESALKYVYAE is encoded by the coding sequence ATGGCCGAAAATCGACATGAAAGATTAGGTTTATCTGATGAGCAAGTAATCAAGATGTATGAAACGATGTTGATGGCAAGAAAAATCGATGAAAGAATGTGGCTGTTGAACCGAGCAGGAAAGATTCCTTTCGTCATTTCGTGTCAGGGACAAGAAGCGGCACAAGTAGGTGCAGCCATGGCACTCGACAAAGAAAAGGATTACGCACTCCCTTACTACCGTGATATGGGTGTTGTCCTTTGGTTCGGTATGACCGCACGTGATCTCATGTTATCCGGTTTTGCAAAAGCTGAAGACCCGAACTCAGGCGGACGCCAAATGCCTGGACACTTTGGGCAAAAGAAAAACAACATCGTTACAGGTTCTTCACCAGTAACAACTCAAGTGGGGCATGCAGTAGGAATTGCATTGGCAGGAAAAATGGAAGGAAAAGACCTCGTGACGTTCACTACTTTCGGTGAAGGATCATCCAACCAGGGTGATTTCCACGAGTCTGCTAACTTTGCGGGAGTACATAAGCTTCCTGTCATTTTCATGTGTGAAAACAATAAGTATGCCATTTCTGTTCCGATCTCTAAGCAGCTTGCTTGTGAAAAAGTATCCGACCGTGCAATCGGTTATGGTATGCCAGGCGTCACTGTTGATGGGAATGACCCACTGGCTGTTTATGAAGCGGTTAAAGAAGCTGCTGAACGCGGCCGTCGTGGTGAGGGTCCTTCATTGATCGAAACCGTGTCTTACCGTTTGACACCTCACTCAAGTGATGATGATGATCGTGCATATCGTGAGCGTGAAGAAGTTGAAGAAGCAAAACAAAAAGATTCATTGATCACTTTCAAAAAGTACCTTGAAGATCTCGGAATCCTGACAGAAGAAAAAGCAAAAGAAATCTCTGAACGCATTGATAAAGAAGTGGATGAGGCTACGGACTATGCTGAAGAAGCACCGTATGCGGAGGCTGAAAGTGCGCTCAAATATGTGTATGCGGAATAG
- the lpdA gene encoding dihydrolipoyl dehydrogenase yields the protein MAENYDLVILGGGTGGYVAAIRASQLGLSVAIVEKGKLGGTCLHRGCIPSKALLRSAEVFATAKKGEEFGVIAKDVALNFERVQQRKQGIVDQLHKGVQHLMKKGKIDVYEGHGRILGPSIFSPMPGAVSVEYNNGDENVILVPKNLLVSTGSRPRTLPGLDIDGELVLTSDEALELEELPSSIIIVGGGVIGIEWASMFIDFGLDVTVLEYADRIVPTEDKEISKEATRILKKKGVKIVTGAKVLPESLEKGEGVMIKAEHKDEEKSFSADKLLVSVGRQPNVEDIGLQNTEIQVEKGAIQTNEFYQTKDSHIYAIGDVIGGLQLAHVASHEGIVAVEHMADQNPHPIDYTMISKCIYSNPEMASVGLTEDEAKEKGYDIKIGKFSFKGIGKALVYGQSDGFVKLIADKETNDLLGVHMIGPHVTDMISEAGLAKVLDATPWEIAHSVHPHPTLSEVIGEAALAVDGKAIHN from the coding sequence ATGGCTGAGAATTATGATCTCGTCATCCTCGGTGGAGGTACTGGCGGTTATGTAGCAGCAATTCGAGCTTCCCAGCTTGGATTATCTGTCGCCATCGTTGAAAAAGGAAAATTAGGAGGGACATGCCTTCATAGAGGTTGTATCCCGAGTAAAGCATTATTAAGGAGTGCAGAAGTTTTTGCAACGGCTAAGAAAGGTGAAGAATTCGGTGTCATTGCAAAAGATGTAGCATTGAACTTCGAGCGTGTCCAACAGCGTAAGCAAGGTATTGTCGATCAGCTTCATAAAGGTGTCCAGCATCTTATGAAAAAAGGGAAAATCGATGTGTATGAAGGACATGGCCGTATATTAGGTCCGTCTATCTTCTCACCGATGCCTGGCGCGGTTTCAGTCGAGTATAACAATGGAGACGAGAATGTCATTCTGGTACCAAAAAACCTGCTCGTCTCAACTGGATCACGCCCAAGAACGTTACCTGGCCTTGATATCGATGGAGAATTAGTCCTGACATCGGATGAAGCATTGGAGCTTGAAGAGCTTCCATCCTCAATCATCATTGTCGGAGGAGGCGTCATCGGGATTGAATGGGCTTCAATGTTCATTGACTTCGGGCTTGATGTAACCGTATTAGAATACGCTGATCGAATTGTTCCTACAGAGGACAAAGAAATTTCGAAAGAAGCGACACGCATTTTGAAAAAGAAAGGTGTAAAGATCGTCACTGGTGCAAAGGTTTTGCCTGAGAGCCTTGAAAAAGGAGAAGGGGTAATGATCAAAGCTGAGCATAAAGACGAAGAGAAATCCTTCTCTGCAGATAAACTATTGGTTTCTGTAGGTCGCCAGCCGAATGTTGAAGACATCGGCCTTCAGAACACAGAAATCCAAGTTGAAAAAGGTGCAATCCAGACGAACGAATTTTATCAGACCAAGGATTCGCATATCTATGCAATCGGAGATGTGATCGGTGGACTTCAATTGGCTCATGTGGCCTCCCACGAAGGAATTGTAGCTGTTGAACATATGGCTGATCAAAATCCACATCCGATCGACTACACGATGATTTCCAAGTGTATCTACTCAAACCCTGAAATGGCAAGCGTAGGGTTGACCGAAGATGAAGCGAAGGAAAAAGGCTACGATATTAAAATCGGTAAGTTTTCATTTAAAGGAATCGGTAAAGCACTCGTTTATGGACAATCTGATGGATTTGTAAAACTGATTGCTGATAAAGAAACAAATGATTTACTTGGAGTCCATATGATTGGACCACACGTAACGGATATGATCTCTGAAGCAGGTCTTGCAAAGGTTCTGGATGCAACACCATGGGAAATTGCACACTCTGTCCATCCGCATCCGACATTGTCAGAGGTAATCGGAGAAGCAGCCTTAGCAGTTGATGGCAAAGCGATTCATAACTAG
- the buk gene encoding butyrate kinase codes for MQQREYRLLVINPGSTSTKIGIFDDEHSVFEKTIRHDSEKISEFEHIIDQYEFRKNVILETLDHEGINVSKLSAVVGRGGLLRPIEGGTYNVNDLMLEDLRKGYSGEHASNLGGIIAFEIARGLNISSFIVDPVVVDELAPLARVSGVPEIERKSIFHALNQKAVARRVAKQLDRSYEELRLIVTHMGGGITVGVHQEGKVIDVNNGLHGEGPFSPERAGTVPVGDLVSMCFSGEYYAEEIMKKLVGNAGFVGYLGTNDAVEVEKRIEAGDEKAKLVYEAMAYQVAKEIGAASAVLHGKVDAIVLTGGLAYGKDFVNEITERIEWISDVIVHPGENELQALAEGGLRVLRGEEDAKEYPNQPIEQSI; via the coding sequence TTGCAACAAAGAGAATATCGATTACTTGTAATTAATCCTGGATCAACATCTACTAAGATTGGAATATTTGATGATGAACACTCAGTATTTGAGAAGACCATTCGTCATGATAGCGAAAAAATCAGCGAATTCGAACACATCATCGATCAATATGAATTCCGCAAAAATGTCATTCTGGAGACATTGGACCATGAAGGAATCAACGTTTCTAAGTTAAGTGCAGTCGTTGGACGTGGTGGTCTTCTTCGTCCAATTGAAGGCGGAACTTATAATGTGAATGATTTAATGCTCGAAGATCTCCGTAAAGGTTATTCTGGAGAACATGCTTCTAATTTAGGCGGGATCATCGCTTTTGAGATTGCGCGAGGATTGAATATTTCTTCATTTATTGTCGATCCGGTAGTTGTTGACGAATTAGCGCCACTTGCAAGAGTTTCAGGTGTACCGGAAATAGAAAGAAAAAGTATATTCCATGCACTTAACCAAAAAGCAGTTGCACGAAGAGTGGCAAAGCAGTTAGACCGTTCATACGAAGAACTTCGTTTGATTGTTACGCATATGGGTGGAGGAATTACAGTCGGTGTACATCAAGAAGGAAAAGTCATTGACGTAAATAATGGATTACATGGAGAAGGACCATTTTCTCCTGAAAGAGCTGGGACTGTCCCGGTAGGGGATCTCGTGTCTATGTGTTTTTCTGGAGAATATTATGCAGAAGAAATCATGAAAAAGCTTGTTGGTAATGCAGGATTTGTCGGCTATCTCGGTACGAATGATGCGGTGGAAGTCGAAAAGCGGATTGAAGCTGGTGATGAAAAGGCAAAGCTGGTCTATGAAGCGATGGCTTATCAAGTCGCCAAGGAAATCGGTGCAGCAAGTGCAGTGCTGCATGGCAAAGTCGATGCAATTGTACTGACAGGCGGACTTGCTTATGGTAAGGATTTTGTAAATGAAATCACTGAACGGATCGAATGGATCAGTGATGTGATCGTACATCCTGGTGAGAATGAGCTTCAAGCATTGGCTGAAGGCGGCTTACGTGTACTACGTGGAGAAGAAGATGCGAAAGAATATCCAAATCAACCGATAGAACAAAGCATTTAA
- the bcd gene encoding branched-chain amino acid dehydrogenase codes for MEIFKYMETYDYEQLVICQDKQSGLKAIICIHDTTLGPALGGTRMWTYETEDAAIEDALRLAKGMTYKNAAAGLNLGGGKTVIIGDPRTDKNEEMFRAFGRYIQGLNGRYITAEDVGTTVADMDLIRQETEFVTGVSPAFGSSGNPSPVTAYGVYRGMKAAAKEAFGTDSLEGKVVAVQGVGNVAYNLCKHLHEEGAQLIVTDIHKEAVQRAVDDFGAKAVDPEEIYSVECDIYAPCALGATVNDETIPQLKAKVIAGAANNQLKDTKHGDTIHEMGIAYAPDYVINAGGVINVADELYGYNRERAMKKVETIYDNIASVFEISKRDNIPTYMAADRLAEERIERNKNSRSQFLLNSRHILSQRIGQ; via the coding sequence ATGGAAATTTTCAAGTATATGGAGACTTACGATTACGAGCAATTGGTGATTTGCCAGGATAAACAATCAGGATTGAAGGCGATCATCTGTATTCATGATACGACTTTAGGTCCTGCACTTGGCGGTACGAGAATGTGGACATATGAAACAGAAGACGCTGCGATTGAAGATGCGCTTCGACTTGCAAAAGGGATGACATATAAAAATGCTGCAGCAGGTTTGAACCTAGGCGGAGGAAAGACGGTTATTATCGGAGACCCAAGAACAGATAAAAATGAAGAAATGTTCCGGGCGTTTGGACGTTACATCCAAGGTTTAAATGGTCGTTACATAACTGCAGAAGATGTTGGAACAACTGTCGCTGATATGGACCTGATTCGTCAAGAAACTGAATTCGTAACTGGTGTATCACCAGCATTCGGTTCTTCAGGAAATCCATCACCAGTAACGGCCTATGGTGTTTATCGTGGTATGAAGGCAGCAGCTAAAGAGGCATTCGGAACGGACTCGCTCGAAGGAAAGGTCGTTGCTGTCCAAGGTGTTGGGAACGTTGCTTACAACCTATGCAAACACCTGCATGAAGAAGGTGCACAGCTGATCGTCACCGATATCCATAAGGAAGCTGTACAGCGTGCGGTAGACGATTTCGGAGCAAAGGCTGTAGATCCTGAAGAGATTTATTCTGTTGAATGTGATATCTATGCACCATGCGCGCTTGGAGCGACAGTTAACGATGAAACGATTCCGCAATTGAAAGCGAAAGTTATTGCTGGTGCTGCAAATAACCAACTGAAAGATACGAAACATGGAGATACGATACATGAAATGGGCATAGCTTACGCACCTGACTATGTCATCAATGCAGGCGGAGTCATCAATGTCGCAGATGAATTATACGGCTACAACCGTGAACGTGCGATGAAGAAAGTTGAAACGATCTATGACAACATTGCAAGTGTATTTGAAATTTCAAAGCGCGATAATATCCCTACTTATATGGCAGCTGATCGCCTTGCGGAAGAACGGATTGAGCGCAATAAGAATTCAAGAAGCCAATTCCTATTGAACAGCAGGCATATTTTATCTCAACGCATCGGCCAATAA
- the yqiS gene encoding phosphate butyryltransferase, protein MHLEKLIQEATHMPDKVVAVAAAEDEEVIEAVKMALEKEIASFQLFGDEGKILSLLQNQGLEASERLKVISCDNPDEAAEMAVQTVSSGQAEVLMKGMVPTARILKAVLNKEYGLRTGKVLSHVAAFEVTGYDRLVFVTDAAMNITPDLQQKADIIQNAVDVAVKIGVETPKVAPIAAVEVVNPSMEATLDAAALSQMNNRGQIKNCVVDGPLALDNAVSIEAAEHKGIRGEVAGRADILLVPNIETGNALYKSLIYFARAKVGAVIAGAKAPIVLTSRADTAESKVYSIALAVRSV, encoded by the coding sequence ATGCATTTAGAAAAACTCATCCAAGAAGCAACCCATATGCCCGATAAAGTTGTTGCAGTAGCTGCTGCAGAAGATGAAGAGGTCATCGAAGCAGTGAAAATGGCGTTAGAAAAGGAAATCGCTTCTTTTCAATTGTTCGGTGATGAAGGAAAGATTCTCTCTTTACTTCAAAATCAAGGGCTAGAAGCTTCTGAGCGTTTGAAAGTCATTTCATGCGACAATCCTGATGAGGCTGCGGAAATGGCGGTCCAAACGGTAAGCAGCGGACAAGCTGAGGTGTTGATGAAGGGGATGGTTCCTACAGCACGTATACTGAAAGCCGTATTGAATAAGGAATATGGTCTTAGAACCGGTAAAGTCCTCTCTCATGTTGCAGCTTTTGAAGTGACAGGCTATGATCGCCTCGTATTTGTAACTGATGCCGCCATGAATATTACACCCGATCTACAGCAAAAGGCAGATATCATCCAAAATGCTGTAGACGTTGCTGTTAAAATCGGTGTAGAAACACCTAAAGTTGCTCCTATAGCAGCAGTTGAAGTCGTCAATCCATCGATGGAAGCCACATTGGATGCTGCTGCCCTTAGTCAGATGAATAACAGGGGCCAAATCAAGAATTGCGTTGTTGATGGACCACTAGCTCTCGATAATGCGGTTTCTATAGAGGCTGCAGAACATAAAGGAATCCGAGGCGAAGTAGCTGGAAGAGCTGATATCCTCCTCGTTCCAAATATCGAGACGGGAAATGCATTGTACAAATCCTTGATATATTTTGCCCGCGCTAAAGTTGGTGCTGTCATCGCTGGAGCGAAAGCACCGATTGTACTTACTTCAAGAGCGGATACTGCGGAGAGCAAAGTGTATTCAATCGCATTAGCTGTACGTTCCGTTTAA